A stretch of Stenotrophomonas indicatrix DNA encodes these proteins:
- a CDS encoding RNA polymerase sigma factor, with protein MSPNALALIELLIRERRALSRFIARYLDPASTEDTLQNLYLKASSVPGDPPILEPRGYLYRMAYHHALNRSQADARERRAMAEYASDLADASTDGQAQALDQAQLREISQTILALPPQVRECFVLNRYLGLSEREIAERLGISKSVVGKYVLRAALLIQQHQRGSRA; from the coding sequence ATGTCTCCCAATGCCCTGGCGCTGATCGAGCTGTTGATCCGCGAGCGCCGTGCGTTGTCCCGCTTCATTGCCCGCTACCTCGACCCGGCCAGTACCGAGGACACCCTGCAGAACCTTTATCTGAAGGCCAGCAGCGTGCCCGGCGATCCGCCGATCCTGGAACCGCGCGGGTATCTGTACCGCATGGCCTACCACCACGCGCTCAACCGCAGCCAGGCCGACGCACGCGAACGGCGGGCGATGGCGGAGTACGCCAGCGACCTGGCCGATGCCAGCACTGATGGCCAGGCGCAGGCGCTGGACCAGGCCCAGCTGCGCGAGATCAGCCAGACCATCCTGGCGCTGCCGCCGCAGGTGCGCGAGTGCTTCGTGCTCAACCGCTACCTGGGGCTGAGCGAACGCGAGATCGCCGAGCGCCTGGGTATTTCCAAGAGCGTGGTGGGCAAGTACGTGCTGCGCGCGGCCCTGCTCATCCAGCAGCACCAGCGGGGAAGCCGCGCATGA
- a CDS encoding LysR family transcriptional regulator translates to MFIADIRRCDLNDLFYFAMVVEHGGFSQAGRALAMPKSKLSRRIALLEERLGVRLIQRSTRRFSVTEIGQDYYRHCKAMLVEAEAAEEAIALSRAEPRGTLRLACPIALLHARIGAMLADFLALHPQVTLQLDATNRRVDVVGEGVDVAIRVRPPPLEDSDLVVRVLARRIWCTAASPALLKRMGTPKVPADLAMMPTVDLASPAQVHAWEYAGPEQVQASVHHRPRLVSDDMIALRSAAVAGVGVLMLPRMMITDELASGALVPILPQWQPRHGIVHAVFPSRRGLLPAVRALIDYLAERFEALEEP, encoded by the coding sequence GTGTTCATCGCCGACATCCGCCGCTGCGATCTGAACGACCTGTTCTACTTCGCCATGGTGGTCGAGCATGGCGGCTTCTCGCAGGCCGGGCGCGCGCTGGCGATGCCCAAGTCCAAGCTCAGCCGCCGCATCGCCCTGCTGGAGGAACGGCTGGGTGTCCGCCTGATCCAACGTTCCACCCGCCGCTTCTCGGTCACCGAGATCGGCCAGGACTACTACCGGCACTGCAAGGCGATGCTGGTGGAGGCCGAAGCGGCCGAGGAGGCCATCGCGCTGTCGCGTGCCGAGCCACGGGGCACCCTGCGGCTGGCCTGTCCGATCGCACTGCTGCACGCGCGCATTGGCGCCATGCTGGCTGACTTCCTGGCCCTGCATCCGCAGGTGACCCTGCAGCTGGATGCCACCAACCGGCGCGTGGACGTGGTGGGCGAGGGCGTGGATGTGGCCATCCGCGTGCGCCCGCCACCGCTGGAGGACAGCGATCTGGTGGTGCGTGTGCTGGCCCGCCGCATCTGGTGCACCGCTGCCAGCCCGGCCTTGCTCAAGCGCATGGGTACGCCGAAAGTGCCGGCTGATCTGGCGATGATGCCGACCGTGGACCTGGCATCGCCCGCCCAGGTGCATGCCTGGGAATACGCCGGGCCTGAGCAGGTGCAGGCCAGCGTGCACCACCGCCCGCGGCTGGTCAGCGATGACATGATCGCCCTGCGCAGTGCGGCGGTGGCGGGTGTCGGCGTGCTGATGCTGCCGCGGATGATGATCACCGACGAACTGGCCAGCGGCGCGCTGGTGCCGATCCTGCCGCAGTGGCAGCCCAGGCACGGCATCGTGCATGCGGTGTTCCCGTCGCGGCGCGGCCTGCTGCCGGCGGTACGCGCGTTGATCGACTATCTGGCCGAGCGTTTCGAGGCGCTGGAAGAGCCGTAG